In one Micromonospora polyrhachis genomic region, the following are encoded:
- the ispG gene encoding flavodoxin-dependent (E)-4-hydroxy-3-methylbut-2-enyl-diphosphate synthase: MTAVSLGMPAVPPTPLAPRRASRQIMVGSVPVGGGAPVSVQSMTTTLTADVNATLQQIAELTAAGCQIVRVAVPSQDDVEALPAIAKKSQIPVIADIHFQPKYVFAAIDAGCAAVRVNPGNIRQFDDKVKEIARAASAAGVPIRIGVNAGSLDKRLLAKYGKATPEALVESALWECSLFEEHGFRDIKISVKHNDPVVMVRAYRQLAEQCDYPLHLGVTEAGPAFQGTIKSAVAFGALLAEGIGDTIRVSLSAPPVEEIKVGAAILESLGLRERGLEIVSCPSCGRAQVDVYKLAEEVTAGLEGLPVPLRVAVMGCVVNGPGEAREADLGVASGNGKGQIFVRGQVIKTVPEAQIVETLIEEALRLADEMGAELPDDLRDLVPGGATVTVH; encoded by the coding sequence GTGACCGCAGTCAGTCTCGGCATGCCCGCCGTGCCACCCACGCCGCTCGCTCCCCGCCGGGCCAGCCGCCAGATCATGGTCGGTTCGGTCCCGGTGGGCGGCGGTGCCCCGGTGTCGGTGCAGTCGATGACCACCACGCTGACCGCCGACGTCAACGCGACGCTGCAACAGATCGCCGAGTTGACCGCCGCCGGCTGCCAGATCGTGCGGGTGGCCGTACCGTCCCAGGACGACGTGGAGGCGCTGCCGGCGATCGCGAAGAAGTCGCAGATCCCGGTCATCGCCGACATCCACTTCCAACCGAAGTACGTCTTCGCCGCCATCGACGCCGGCTGCGCGGCGGTCCGGGTCAACCCGGGCAACATCCGGCAGTTCGACGACAAGGTGAAGGAGATCGCCCGGGCGGCCTCCGCCGCCGGGGTGCCGATCCGGATCGGGGTCAACGCCGGTTCGCTGGACAAGCGGCTGCTCGCCAAGTACGGCAAGGCGACCCCGGAGGCGCTGGTCGAGTCGGCGCTGTGGGAGTGCTCACTCTTCGAGGAGCACGGTTTCCGGGACATCAAGATCTCCGTGAAGCACAACGATCCGGTGGTGATGGTCCGGGCGTACCGGCAGCTCGCCGAGCAGTGCGACTACCCACTGCACCTGGGGGTCACCGAGGCCGGGCCGGCGTTCCAGGGCACGATCAAGTCCGCGGTCGCCTTCGGCGCGCTGCTGGCCGAGGGGATCGGCGACACGATCCGCGTCTCGCTCTCCGCCCCGCCGGTCGAGGAGATCAAGGTCGGTGCCGCGATCCTGGAGTCGCTGGGGCTGCGTGAGCGGGGCCTGGAGATCGTCTCCTGCCCGTCCTGTGGCCGGGCTCAGGTGGACGTCTACAAGCTGGCCGAGGAGGTCACCGCCGGCCTGGAGGGGCTGCCGGTGCCGCTGCGGGTGGCCGTGATGGGCTGCGTCGTCAACGGGCCGGGGGAGGCCCGGGAGGCGGACCTCGGTGTCGCGTCCGGCAACGGCAAGGGCCAGATCTTCGTACGGGGCCAGGTGATCAAGACCGTGCCCGAGGCGCAGATCGTGGAGACCCTGATCGAGGAGGCGCTGCGGCTGGCCGACGAGATGGGTGCCGAACTGCCCGACGACCTTCGTGACCTGGTACCGGGTGGTGCGACGGTGACGGTGCACTGA
- a CDS encoding MFS transporter — MRRLLPEPGPARVLTLATLVRTVGRGTWLAASALFLTRSVGLSVGQVGLGLSVFALVGLVASTPMGYLADRHGPRRIQIVALLAGSGMTALLTTVRSFPAFLAVGIGTALASAAYRGAQGAVIAGAIPAEQRVRTRAYLRATTNVGISVGAALAGIGIAVDTRASFVALILVNAVSELAAAAILTRLAPIPPVPAPATGPRLVALRDRPFLAFTVLDGLMSMHFGLLNIALPLWIAQHTSAPRWLISVLLLVNTTMVVLFQVRASRGTEQITGAARASRRAGLAIAAACALFAASGSVPTSVAIALLVAGALAHVIGELWHSAAGWGISFGLAPAHAHGQYQGAYAMGMELGGMVAPVVVTTLAVAWGAPGWLVLGVMFVGLGLLVPPVVRWAARTRTLEPEAEAVGVA; from the coding sequence GTGCGACGACTCCTACCCGAACCGGGTCCGGCCCGGGTCCTCACCCTCGCCACCCTGGTCCGCACCGTTGGCCGCGGGACCTGGTTGGCCGCCAGCGCCCTCTTCCTGACCCGGTCGGTCGGTCTGTCGGTCGGCCAGGTCGGCCTCGGACTCAGCGTCTTCGCACTGGTCGGCCTCGTCGCCAGCACCCCGATGGGCTACCTCGCCGATCGCCACGGTCCGCGCCGCATCCAGATCGTCGCCCTGCTGGCCGGTAGCGGGATGACCGCGCTGCTGACCACCGTACGGTCGTTCCCGGCATTCCTCGCGGTCGGCATCGGTACGGCCCTGGCCAGCGCCGCCTATCGCGGTGCCCAGGGCGCGGTGATCGCCGGCGCCATCCCGGCCGAACAACGGGTCCGTACCCGGGCCTACCTGCGGGCCACCACCAACGTGGGGATCTCGGTCGGTGCCGCTCTCGCCGGAATCGGCATCGCCGTCGACACCCGTGCCAGCTTCGTGGCACTGATCCTGGTCAACGCGGTCAGCGAGCTTGCCGCAGCGGCGATCCTCACCCGGCTCGCCCCGATCCCGCCGGTCCCGGCCCCGGCGACCGGCCCCCGACTGGTCGCGCTCCGGGACCGGCCGTTCCTCGCGTTCACCGTGCTCGACGGGCTGATGTCGATGCACTTCGGGCTGCTCAACATCGCCCTGCCGCTGTGGATCGCCCAGCACACCTCCGCCCCGCGCTGGCTCATCTCCGTACTGCTGTTGGTGAACACCACCATGGTGGTGCTCTTCCAGGTTCGGGCCTCGCGGGGCACCGAGCAGATCACCGGTGCGGCGCGCGCCTCCCGCCGGGCCGGGCTGGCGATCGCCGCCGCCTGCGCGCTCTTCGCCGCCAGTGGCTCGGTGCCGACCAGCGTCGCCATAGCGCTACTCGTCGCCGGGGCGCTCGCCCACGTGATCGGCGAACTCTGGCACTCCGCCGCCGGGTGGGGCATCTCGTTCGGGCTGGCTCCGGCCCACGCCCACGGGCAGTACCAGGGGGCGTACGCGATGGGCATGGAGTTGGGCGGAATGGTCGCCCCGGTCGTGGTGACCACGCTCGCCGTCGCCTGGGGTGCGCCAGGCTGGTTGGTGCTTGGTGTCATGTTCGTCGGGCTCGGCCTCCTGGTGCCGCCGGTGGTGCGCTGGGCGGCGCGGACCCGGACGTTGGAGCCGGAGGCAGAGGCGGTCGGGGTGGCCTGA